A single Macaca mulatta isolate MMU2019108-1 chromosome 15, T2T-MMU8v2.0, whole genome shotgun sequence DNA region contains:
- the MFSD14B gene encoding hippocampus abundant transcript-like protein 1 → MSVEPPPEPEEKAASEPEAGAMPEKRAGAQAAGSSWLQGFGRPSVYHAAIVIFLEFFAWGLLTTPMLTVLHETFSQHTFLMNGLIQGVKGLLSFLSAPLIGALSDVWGRKPFLLGTVFFTCFPIPLMRISPWWYFAMISVSGVFSVTFSVIFAYVADVTQEHERSTAYGWVSATFAASLVSSPAIGAYLSASYGDSLVVLVATVVALLDICFILVAVPESLPEKMRPVSWGAQISWKQADPFASLKKVGKDSTVLLICITVFLSYLPEAGQYSSFFLYLRQVIGFGSVKIAAFIAMVGILSIVAQTAFLSILMRSLGNKNTVLLGLGFQMLQLAWYGFGSQAWMMWAAGTVAAMSSITFPAISALVSRNAESDQQGVAQGIITGIRGLCNGLGPALYGFIFYMFHVELTELGPKLNSNNVPLQGAVIPGPPFLFGACIVLVSFLVALFIPEYSKASGVQKHSNSSSGSLTNTPERGSDEDIEPLLQDSSIWELSSFEEPGNQCTEL, encoded by the exons ctaCAAGGCTTTGGCCGACCAAGTGTGTACCATGCTGCTATTGTCATCTTCCTTGAATTCTTTGCGTGGGGCCTGTTGACAACTCCAATGTTGACT GTTCTACATGAAACATTTTCTCAACACACATTCCTCATGAATGGTCTCATTCAAGGTGttaag GGTCTGCTCTCTTTTTTGAGTGCCCCACTCATAGGTGCCCTGTCTGATGTGTGGGGGAGGAAACCCTTTCTTCTCGGCACTGTATTCTTCACCTGCTTCCCAATCCCGCTGATGAGGATCAGCCCATG GTGGTATTTTGCGATGATTTCTGTGTCTGGAGTCTTCTCGGTCACGTTCTCTGTTATATTTGCCTACGTAGCTGATGTCACTCAGGAGCACGAGCGAAGTACAGCTTATGGATGG GTCTCAGCCACCTTTGCGGCTAGTCTTGTCAGCAGCCCGGCCATTGGAGCATATCTTTCTGCCAGTTATGGAGACAGCCTCGTTGTGCTGGTGGCTACAGTGGTGGCTCTTCTGGACATCTGCTTCATCTTAGTGGCTGTTCCAGAATCTCTGCCTGAGAAAATGAGACCGGTTTCCTGGGGAGCTCAGATTTCTTGGAAACAAGCGGACCCTTTTGCg TCGTTGAAGAAAGTTGGAAAAGATTCTACTGTCTTACTAATCTGCATCACCGTGTTTCTTTCATACCTTCCTGAAGCTGGACAGTATTCaagtttttttctctatcttaGGCAG GTCATAGGTTTTGGATCTGTTAAAATTGCAGCATTCATAGCTATGGTAGGAATTCTGTCTATTGTGGCTCAG ACGGCCTTTCTTAGCATCTTGATGAGATCATTAGGAAATAAGAATACTGTCCTCCTTGGCTTGGGCTTCCAGATGCTCCAGTTAGCCTGGTACGGTTTCGGATCTCAGGCCTG GATGATGTGGGCAGCAGGGACCGTGGCTGCCATGTCCAGCATCACATTTCCAGCAATCAGTGCCCTCGTCTCTCGGAATGCAGAGTCAGATCAGCAAG GAGTTGCCCAGGGGATCATAACTGGAATAAGAGGACTATGCAATGGCCTGGGGCCAGCACTGTATGGCTTCATATTCTACATGTTCCATGTGGAACTGACTGAGTTGGGCCCGAAATTGAATTCTAACAACGTTCCCCTGCAG GGAGCTGTCATCCCAGGCCCACCATTTTTATTTGGGGCATGTATAGTCCTTGTGTCTTTTCTGGTTGCCTTATTCATTCCTGAATACAGTAAAGCCAGTGGAGTTCAAAAACACAGTAACAGCAGCAGCGGCAGCCTGACTAACACCCCAGAACGGGGCAGTGATGAGGACATTGAACCACTGCTGCAAGATAGCAGCATTTGGGAGCTCTCTTCATTTGAGGAGCCTGGGAATCAGTGCACTGAGTTGTAA